The following nucleotide sequence is from Pseudobutyrivibrio ruminis HUN009.
CAAAAGAGCATATGGATTTGGCAGATTACTTCCAGGTTTTCCATGAAAACGAAGCAGCGGTAGTTTTGGATGGAGAGTATATTAGTTCTGAGCTCGAGGAACATGGTTATGCCATTGTAAATGATGGCAATGTTTATTTGGAGCTTGGATTTGTAAAGGATTATCTTGATGATGGCTATGTTTACGATTCATCAGAGATTACCTTGAGATATGCTACTGATTCTGAAGTTTATACTGCGACAGTTGGTAGCGCAGATTATTCAATAGATAAGAGTAATAATAGCCTTGGCATGCCAGTAGTTTTGGCCCAGGATGATACAGTTTATATTGCTGAGGATTATCTTAAGCTTCTTACTGACTTTAAGCTGAATTATTATTCAGAGCCTGATAGAGTTGTGGTACAGACTGTTGGTTCATCTACAGATGTGTATACTGCAAAGCGTAAGACTCAGATTAGAAAGCTTAATGGTCCTAAGAGCCCTGTACTTGAGGATGTTACAAAGGGCGAAGCTATTTACGTTGTTCGCGATACAGGTAAGTGGAGCTTTGTTGTTTCAGAAAATGGTGTAATGGGTTACATCAAAAATAGAGCTATTTCATTTAATAGTACCGAGACAGTAGCGGCAGAATTGCCTGAGCGTACATATAACCATATCTCTGTAGGACAGGATATTTCATTGCTTTGGCATCAGGTTACAAACCAGTCGGCAAATGGAGATATTGCCACAGTTCTTGCAAGCTCAACAGGTGTTGATGTTATGTCACCAACCTGGTTCTATCTTAACGATAACAAAGGTGGAATTGCTTCAATTGCAAGTTCTTCATATGTAAGTACATGCCATGCAAATAATGTGCAGGTATGGGGGCTTGTTAGCAACCTTGAGGATGCAGATGTTGATACAACAACTGTTTTAAACACTACATCATCAAGAGATGCATTGGTTAATAATCTTATTGCACAGGCGATAACATACGGTCTTGATGGAATCAATATCGATATCGAACAGCTCTCAGGAGATGCAGCAGATGGATATATTCAGTTCATCAAGGAGCTTTCAATTAAATGTGAAAAGAACGATATCATTCTTTCCGTAGACAATTATGTACCTACTGCTTCATCTGAGATTTATAATCGTGCCCAGCAGGCTAAGTATGCGGATTATGTAATAATCATGGGTTACGATGAGCACTACGGCGGAAGCGAGGAAGCAGGTTCAGTTGCATCAATTAATTGGGTAGATCAGGGTGTGGCTGACACACTTAATGATGTACCAGCAGAGCAGGTAATCCTTGGCATGCCATTTTATTGTAGAGTTTGGGAAGTGGCAGAGGATGGTTCTGTTGATAGCACAGCTTATGGTATGGATGCAATCCAGTCATATCTTAAGACAAATGGTGTGTCTGCAGCATGGTCAGATGAGTACGGTCAGTACTACGCAGAATATGCTGATGGAAGCACAACTTATAAGATTTGGGTGGAGGATGAAACTTCCATCGAAGAAAAGTTGAAAGTAATGGATAAATACAATCTG
It contains:
- a CDS encoding glycosyl hydrolase family 18 protein; translated protein: MSNTYRHRRKRKKRFRIPRGYIYIAAGIIALAVLIVGIYAIKKYTPTKEHMDLADYFQVFHENEAAVVLDGEYISSELEEHGYAIVNDGNVYLELGFVKDYLDDGYVYDSSEITLRYATDSEVYTATVGSADYSIDKSNNSLGMPVVLAQDDTVYIAEDYLKLLTDFKLNYYSEPDRVVVQTVGSSTDVYTAKRKTQIRKLNGPKSPVLEDVTKGEAIYVVRDTGKWSFVVSENGVMGYIKNRAISFNSTETVAAELPERTYNHISVGQDISLLWHQVTNQSANGDIATVLASSTGVDVMSPTWFYLNDNKGGIASIASSSYVSTCHANNVQVWGLVSNLEDADVDTTTVLNTTSSRDALVNNLIAQAITYGLDGINIDIEQLSGDAADGYIQFIKELSIKCEKNDIILSVDNYVPTASSEIYNRAQQAKYADYVIIMGYDEHYGGSEEAGSVASINWVDQGVADTLNDVPAEQVILGMPFYCRVWEVAEDGSVDSTAYGMDAIQSYLKTNGVSAAWSDEYGQYYAEYADGSTTYKIWVEDETSIEEKLKVMDKYNLAGGAFWKKGFDSTGVWNIIAKYL